From Candidatus Cybelea sp., one genomic window encodes:
- a CDS encoding alcohol dehydrogenase catalytic domain-containing protein, producing the protein MTPSTMRAAVLYDVDDIRIEERDVPQLQDGELLVRTIASGICSGDVMAWYIRRKAPLVLGHEPAGVVAEVAGESAFAVGDRVFVHHHAPCFECRACRRGEHVQCSTWRATKIEPGGLAQYFRVSRENQRDTLALPASVPFRDAALVEPLACVVKSLRRSGVRPGDRLYVIGLGVMGQLHVLAAAALGAQVYGSDFVEERRDIAKANGAVAFHPDEVEQVLPEGADAVICGPGSVPAMQAASQAAAGGGTIVMFTPFPPDVAVTLDPTRFYFGDLRLVASYSCGPNDTRDALSLIERGVVTAEKVGASFVALDDVPQAYRELAQARIVKPIVCFD; encoded by the coding sequence GTGACACCCTCGACGATGCGCGCCGCCGTGCTCTACGACGTCGACGACATTCGCATCGAAGAGCGCGACGTTCCCCAGCTGCAAGACGGCGAGCTGCTCGTGCGAACGATCGCCAGCGGAATCTGCAGCGGTGACGTGATGGCCTGGTACATCCGGCGCAAGGCGCCGCTCGTGCTCGGCCACGAACCGGCGGGCGTAGTCGCAGAAGTCGCCGGCGAATCGGCGTTCGCGGTCGGCGACCGCGTCTTCGTGCACCATCACGCGCCGTGCTTCGAATGCCGCGCCTGCCGGCGCGGGGAACACGTTCAGTGTTCCACCTGGCGGGCGACGAAGATCGAGCCCGGCGGGCTCGCGCAGTACTTTCGCGTCTCGCGCGAAAATCAGCGCGACACGCTCGCCCTGCCCGCAAGCGTCCCGTTTCGCGATGCGGCGCTGGTCGAACCGCTCGCCTGCGTCGTGAAGTCGCTGCGCCGCAGCGGAGTTCGTCCCGGCGATCGCCTTTACGTGATCGGACTCGGGGTGATGGGCCAGCTGCACGTGCTCGCCGCCGCGGCGCTGGGCGCCCAGGTCTACGGCAGCGACTTCGTCGAGGAGCGGCGCGACATAGCAAAAGCCAACGGAGCCGTCGCGTTTCATCCCGACGAGGTCGAGCAGGTACTGCCCGAAGGAGCCGACGCGGTCATCTGCGGACCTGGGAGCGTGCCGGCCATGCAGGCCGCCTCGCAAGCGGCCGCCGGCGGAGGAACGATCGTGATGTTTACCCCGTTTCCACCCGACGTCGCGGTGACGCTCGATCCGACACGATTTTACTTCGGAGATCTACGACTCGTCGCGAGCTACTCGTGCGGACCGAACGACACGCGCGACGCGCTCTCGCTGATCGAACGCGGGGTCGTGACCGCGGAGAAGGTCGGCGCGAGCTTCGTTGCACTCGACGACGTACCGCAGGCGTATCGCGAGCTTGCACAGGCGCGCATCGTCAAACCGATCGTCTGCTTCGATTGA
- a CDS encoding alcohol dehydrogenase catalytic domain-containing protein yields MIDGRSRVAMLVEPQRIELREEAAPRAEPGGIVVRVRAALTDGTDLKTYRRGHPKMPMPTRFGHEFSGEVAAVGEGVTAFEPGDPVMCVHTAPCGACFWCRNAQEELCESIMPAMILGAYSDTIAVPQRVVDRNCFQKPDDVSWVEGAFLEPLSCVVHSVELLGAQAGSVVAVVGTGGFGILHALLLRGRGVEVLLFGRNPQRAALASELGLENFDTRAIVMEDVIAQRTAGRGADAVVECTGSAQMWERAPALARRGGRVSFFAGLPSGTNVSFDAARLHYDEVQLVAPFHFTPDDVRTAYELICSHALPLSALISGSYPLERIAQAFERLDSGDAVKLVIEP; encoded by the coding sequence GTGATCGACGGCCGTTCGCGCGTTGCGATGCTGGTCGAACCGCAGCGGATCGAGCTGCGGGAAGAGGCCGCGCCGCGGGCCGAGCCGGGCGGCATCGTGGTGCGCGTTCGCGCCGCGCTGACCGACGGTACCGATCTGAAAACCTATCGGCGCGGCCACCCGAAGATGCCGATGCCGACCCGCTTTGGCCACGAGTTTTCCGGCGAGGTTGCCGCGGTCGGCGAGGGCGTGACGGCCTTCGAGCCGGGCGATCCCGTGATGTGCGTCCACACCGCGCCCTGCGGCGCGTGCTTTTGGTGCCGCAACGCGCAAGAGGAACTCTGCGAATCGATCATGCCGGCGATGATCCTCGGTGCGTATTCGGATACGATCGCCGTGCCGCAGCGCGTCGTCGATCGCAACTGCTTCCAGAAGCCCGACGACGTCAGCTGGGTCGAGGGCGCGTTTCTCGAGCCCCTCTCGTGCGTGGTTCATTCAGTCGAACTGCTCGGCGCGCAGGCGGGCTCGGTCGTCGCCGTTGTGGGGACCGGGGGCTTCGGCATCCTCCACGCGCTGCTGCTGCGCGGCCGGGGCGTCGAGGTGCTCCTCTTCGGGCGTAATCCGCAGCGGGCCGCGCTCGCGAGCGAACTCGGCTTGGAGAATTTCGATACACGCGCAATCGTGATGGAAGACGTGATCGCGCAGCGGACTGCCGGTCGCGGGGCCGACGCCGTCGTCGAGTGCACCGGAAGCGCGCAGATGTGGGAACGGGCGCCGGCGCTCGCGCGCCGCGGCGGCCGCGTCTCGTTCTTCGCGGGGCTCCCCTCGGGGACGAACGTATCGTTCGACGCAGCGCGCCTGCACTACGACGAGGTGCAGCTCGTCGCGCCCTTTCACTTCACGCCGGATGACGTTCGTACGGCCTACGAGCTGATCTGCTCGCACGCCCTCCCGCTGAGCGCGCTGATCTCGGGGAGCTATCCGCTCGAACGAATCGCGCAAGCCTTCGAGCGGCTCGATAGCGGCGACGCCGTCAAGCTGGTGATCGAACCGTGA